From Ficedula albicollis isolate OC2 chromosome 5, FicAlb1.5, whole genome shotgun sequence, one genomic window encodes:
- the LOC101818053 gene encoding carbohydrate sulfotransferase 9-like, translated as MNQKLLVFLLPNFFFGIFLLGFFCRRHENLTDVFPTPTGNWLAIQNGRKSTLASVCLKNNLNKPRSKLDSLVANQLFVEHKHKFIYCEVPKVGCSNWKRTIFLLQSEFNAEASDIQHDNIHHTSLIKRLVSYPPALQKEFLSNYTKVMFTRHPLERLVSAYRDKLLHSEPFYSTTIANEIRAMFRKKKDSSEKVSFQEFVSFIISKPPHTLDIHWKPMFLLCDPCNIHYDIVGKYETLGLDSEHVLKDIGAPESLQYPSLKRYSSEKRTDGDITLEYLRHLTSEQIEKIKKLYEIDFFMFNYTMNYEDYFSLND; from the exons AGGAGACATGAAAACCTAACAG ATGTTTTTCCCACTCCTACTGGAAACTGGCTGGCGATTCAAAACGGTCGGAAAAGCACACTGGCTTCTGTCTGCCTGAAGAATAACCTTAATAAACCAAGAAGCAAGTTGGATTCTCTAGTTGCAAACCAGCTCTTTGTGGAGCACAAGCATAAATTTATCTACTGTGAGGTGCCCAAGGTAGGCTGCTCCAACTGGAAAAgaactatttttcttcttcaatcAGAGTTCAATGCAGAGGCTTCTGATATTCAGCATGACAACATCCACCATACATCACTAATCAAAAGGCTGGTGTCTTACCCCCCTGCCTTACAAAAGGAGTTTCTAAGCAATTACACCAAAGTGATGTTCACCAGACATCCCTTGGAACGGCTGGTTTCAGCTTACAGAGACAAACTCCTGCACTCTGAGCCATTCTACAGCACCACTATTGCTAATGAGATTAGGGCaatgttcaggaaaaaaaaagattcttctGAAAAAGTGAGTTTCCAGGAGTTTGTCAGCTTCATTATATCAAAACCACCACATACTCTTGACATCCACTGGAAACCAATGTTTCTGCTCTGCGATCCTTGCAACATTCACTATGATATTGTGGGTAAGTACGAAACTCTTGGGTTGGACTCTGAGCATGTTCTGAAGGACATTGGTGCGCCAGAGAGCCTGCAATACCCCAGCTTGAAGAGATACAGCTCAGAGAAAAGAACTGATGGTGACATCACCTTGGAGTATCTCAGACATTTGACCTCAGAACAAAttgagaagataaaaaaattgtATGAAATAGACTTTTTTATGTTCAACTATACTATGAATTATGAGGATTATTTTTCCCTGAATGACTAA